TAACGCGGTTGTTTGAAACGGAATAAAGTTAATCTATAATAGATGGAGAGCAGGGAATCCAGGGAggagaggctcgagaggtttaACGCCCTGCCTGGTCAATAATCAGGGGGTTTAGGAGGACTCCTGAGGACGTTTAGCTCATCCAGAGGATCAAGCAGGACACCAGCGCTAAATCGAGCAGAAGTACGCCAACAATTCTCGGAATTTTGTGTATCACTTTCCTCTGCTCGTGCTtgcgaggaagaagaggaaactattgaaataaaagaaatcaAACTCGTCAAGGCCCGTTCTACAATCTCTACTCCCAAAACCATGAGCTTCACGAGCAGTACAGCAAGGAGTTCGGGAGGTCAACAGTCTCCGAGGCCCAAAGTCATGAGCCTTGACCTGCGAGCCCACTAGAAAAGCAGCAGAACCTTAAAGCTTAAGACAGAGACATCAGATCACCTCAAGAGAAAGACTACGAATAAAAGGACATTCCTAGAAATCCCTCAAAAGACCAGACTGCAGCCTTTGAACCTTGAGGATCACAAACTTCCAAGAATCAAAGAAGTGAGCAAGCTCGATATCTGCCTAAAGGGCAGCTCCCGCAACATTGTTCCTCGCATGCGGACCGAAAAAGACGAAGGGCAGTCTGCCAGCCTGCGGGTGCTGAAGCGGCTCGGCAAGGAGCCAGCTTGGCGGGCGGTCTGATTTTTGGCACAATATAATACTCGATGTAACAGCTCACAGAATACTCAATCCTCGAGTGTGCCCCCACTGACCAGCCCTCACCCCCAACAAGCTGCTGGCCTCGCACCCTGCCACCCCCTCACCCGCTCGAGATCCGCCTCCTCAAAAGGTCATAACTCACTCCCCCATACTTGCCACACTGACTACCTGCAAACACCTGCTCCCGAGCAAGATCCTGCAGTCCGACTTTGAGGAGGATGCGTTTTTGGTATGCGAGAATGGTGGGAAGGCCAGACTAAAGGACAGGATCGATGGCATCAGAAAAGAGGGGAATTGCGCTAACAGTGTTTGAAAGGGTGGTGAGGGCGGTTGATAGTCTGCATAAGCAGGGGGTGGTGCATGGCTAGATATGTGGATAGACTGTATGGCTGGACTAAAAGAACCATCCTTTTCTCGATCCGTTGTTATAGCCCCGGCCTCTCACTTAACTGATCTCAGATCGCAGAAGCAATCTCACCGAGCCTTTGACTACCTCTCCCCGCGACTGTTCTTCCAACTGTTCTACTGCAGGTGCGACCGGCCCGACGGCTTCTAGCTGCAGGACGATATCTGGGCACTAGGAGTCTTACACGAGCAGTTATCAGCCCTCCCGCCTACAAGCAAAAGCACATTGGATGAGCAGGCCCTGGCATACTGCAGAAAAGGCTGGGATGAAAAGTCCCTGATGAAATTGGGAGTCTGTCAGGCCATCGCGGAGGAGCTGGCTTTGATCAACGAACTTCCAGTACAACTAATCGAGTATTGGGGGTTCTGACGAAATCGCTAATATTTTGTTCTCGGGGTGTGCGACTCTCGACTATATTTTAGGGATACTGTAGAAGCGGACTCAGCCCCTGCCAAGTTGACGAAGAGGTGTTGCCGTAGATCCAGCCCGGTCCTTATTCCAGTACAGCCCCGCCCCAGCTGAAACCGTCTCATATTCAAAGTCATAGCTGCTGAAACACCAGAAACGGATATCTTTACATCTTGTCAAAGTACTGGTTTTAACAACTGTTCATCCCTTACTGTCAAGGTCGGGGAGACAAGCCAGATCATATCGCTACGGGATTGCGATATTCTAGGGCGTGCTCGTTGTGACAGCAGAGCAGTCTTGTTATCTGCTATCCTTCTGAATAGGAAGTTAAGAGGGGTATCCTGGAACTACGCATAAACGGTGATTGCTTGAGATTGACATCTCGCTTGCGTTTCTGGACTGGCAGAAACCCTTTTTCGCATATTCGAAAAGTCATGACAAGACAAAAACTATAAAAGTGGAGGTCTCGacttcaccccaaaaataaaatcacccagCCGATCAAAAGACACCACGTCGACATGCCTCAAAGCCAAGTCCAGCTGCAGATAGACCCTCAAGACCAGTGCCTTCGGGATTCCTTAAGAGCCACTGACAATGAAATGGGACAGCTGCTGCCAAGCTGAAATCTAGGCTTTCTTATTGACTATTATTAATGTCACTTTCGAAAAGGGAGGCTACTGTAGCGCTGGCGTATAGGATGTAGGGCATTGAATGATCGACCACCTGCCTTACGCCGATCAGGCCACTCCCTAGGAGTTAGAGGACGCGAGGCGTGCTATCGATGCAGAACTGGGCTCGGTCTCTTCCGAAAGGAAGAGCATTATCTAATGAAGGGCTGGGTTCGTCCTTGGCTTCAGGCAGAGTCTTTGAAAAGATAGGGAGTATTGATATAAAAGAGGCGGTCTTTGCCAAGCTTGACGAAAGAGGTGGACCCTTGCGAATGGCTGAGCAGGCAAATCTGGCCTATTAATACCAGCTGCTCAGAAAGACAGCCTTGAGACCAAACTGCTGTACAGCCAGGCCGAGGCAGACACCTAAATGAGCTGCCTCCTCTCAATCCGAGACCACTTCTCCACCTCCAACCACACCCTAAACAATAACTAATCGCCATCCACAAAGCCGCAAGCTCCAGCAACTCGAGTTCAAATAGCAACTCAGCGCGCCTTGCACCGACGATCGCTGGTCTAGCAGGAGCAGTCACCTGATGATTTCGTTATTATATGGTGAAGGGCGACACAGCTTGTTTTGAAGAGGGTGGGGGTTGCTGGGCTTAGGGAGGTTGAGATGCCGGAGGTGGGTAGGGCAGGGTTATGGTGGAGGTTAGGGCTGCGGTTGTTAACCCTTCTGACAGGCTTCACTTTATGGGGAGGTATGGGGTGAACCGGTATCCTTGCGGCATGGGGTTCAGAAGGAAGCGGGTCGCCTGAACGGAAAGCTGAAAGGCGCAGGTACAAACATGATCAGAATCGCGTACATCGTCAGACCAGTCCCTAACACTCCTTTTCCTACAGCACCCACGCAATCGTCCCAGAATGCCAGCTGCTTTAAAATCGACTAGGGGATATCTTATACCTAAGCCTGCGGGTTGATGATCAACCCTCTCACTGCGATTTGTTTTCGGAAGTGGCTAGGACCCTCAATATCAGGATGTTGTTTATAATGCTCCGGGGGCGGCGGTTTCTAGGCTGTTTCAGCAGTTTGCGGGGTAGTTTTAGCGGTTGTGAGGTGGGGCACGGGATGAAGCTGTGTAGAGGGAGATGTAAGGGCGCTGGCTTTTTTTTGGATGCAGTGGGCGGGAATCTTCTGAAATACTTAGCAAATTAGGCGTTGGATCAATCATGCTAAGTTACGGCTATCTTTCCGGACAGACATTAACGAAAATTGACTCCTTACAACCTGATTTTCAAGAAGCAGCAGATCCAAGGGTTTTGGCTACCTTACGCCTTACCTAACCATCCCGAGGCACTTCCCTTGCTGGCCCAGGCTGCAAACCTCCATGAAACTGCAGGCCGACCTGCCCAAAACAAAGCTGCAGGCCTGGAAAGACGCCATCCTTGCAAGGAAACGAGTGATTATTAGATCTAGAGTCACCGAAAATGGAAGATGAGGGAGGTGGAGCGTCGCCGGCTGACCGGCTACAGATACCGGTCTGTCTTGACGATGACGGGGCTGGGAGGTGTTCGGCATCAGCAGGGAAATTGGTATGCTTTTGATTCTTGTCCTGAAGGGACTCGATactagccttctttttcttttttgatttatgatatAGAGCGGCCTGGTCTTATAGGCAGGTTCCCATACTATTTGTTTCACCTTGATCCGCCGGGCAGGAGCCTTCAGTCTCTTGATCGTCGGGATTTCGTACAGTTCTGCGCACTGATTCTTCTTTTCCACTGGCATTTTTAATGAAAGAAATATGGATGCTTTTTAGCACGAGAAACCTGAGCATGCGCTGGCGATCATAAGGCAGAACTCAGAAAAAACCCGAGGGGCTGGCTTTTTACCTTTTAAAACGAAACGAGGCATGCTGCTTCCTAAGGCCGATTGCTGATCAGGCTATGGTGCCTTGAGCGCGCGTCAGAGGTGCTCAAAGAATGCAACGAGCTCTTGCTCAGCCAGCTGAAAGAGAAAGAGTCTCTATACTGCCAGGATGGATATCCTGCGAGCAGATtcatgttacagctgcagcgagcTGCAATCCAGTCACAGCTGGGCGAACACGAAGAAGCCACCAAATCAGCCAGTTCGGACTCTAGCCTCGATTACGAACTCATCAGGCTCTACGAACATGTAGGGAAGGAGCTTGAGCAGGAAGGCTTTGGAGATGCTGACTAGATCTGTTTTGGAGGGGTCATGGGAAGGTGGCTAACCGAATATCAGCATAACTGAAGGACATCTTGACCACTCCAAAGCCAATCTACTAAAGAAAGCTAAGTTTGTTGTTCCTGGAAGCATTAAGCTAAGGATAACGAGAAAGAAATCAGAAAGATATTTCCGAACCGGCAGCTTGTTCCAACCGTTTTTGTAAAGAAAAAGCCTGTGCTAAGCTAAGATTTCAGCATCGGTTCGATGATAGTATTGGCTCCTCTAGAAGAAATACCTTTAGAGCGTAGCAGAGTCGATATGCTTCATCTGCTGACCACCACAGTTTCCTGAACGGATTTTCATCTATCTGCCTGCTATTTTACTATTTCTAATTAAATTTACAAACTCAAGGATAAAGTTTAAGAATCTCATTACAATTTGCTGGTGGCTTTGGACTTCGCCTTTCGGTTTTTTGATATCGATTGTTCCTATAGGAAGAGTTTAGTCAACCACTATTTCTCGAGGTACAAAACGAAATTATAAGTGGTCAGTGAAGAAAAACACTGTCCTCGTATCTGACGATAACCCTTAATCCCACCCGCccaagaaaaaaagcacaagccgacaaaagcaaagacGCAAGCGTAAAGCCAACTCGAAGCATTTGTtatgaaagtatttttttatgaattttcAGAAGAAAGCAATGCCGTATTCGCCGCAGCCACAGAAAGACTTGATTTCTTGCCAAGATGACTTTGGCGATATTTCTTCTAGAGGATGAATAGGCTCGTCAGCGTACCTTCACGGTACCTGAACTCAGCCACGCTACCAGTTTAAAGCCTACTGCTGACAGATGACACTGAGTCGAGAGCAGGGTAAAACCTGATCGCAGACTCATCCTGACCACGGACTGGCAAGGCTCGTAGTACCTTCCTCCTCTTATCATGAAAATATCCGTTATAACTGATAAGGGGGTCATTGCTTTATCCCGAGATACAGCTGCGGATCTTTTAATGGGGGCTACTTCGGCAGCCACTCAGGTTCGATTCTTGAGACGGTCCGGATGTAATCGTGTGAAGTAAGGACCATCTAGGAGTAGACGAGGAGGGGAGGCTGCTAGTTGAATAGCGATGAACTGGATGGATATCCACAGATTTTGTAGCCGGACAGTTCGGTAACTCCGTCTGGCTTTCTGCGCTATGTTCATGAAGTACCCTGAAAGAACACATTTTATAATATTGTCGTCGTTTTATTGCTTAGTGCAGGATCCTCAACGTCAACCCCCTGCCTTTCTAGATTCGTTAGAACTGGCCTTGGCCTCTCTAGCCCTTGCCAGAGATTTCTGCTGTAAGTAGTTTTCGAGGGCCCATTGGGACTACATTAATTTGCGGACCATTGCTCAAAGACATTAAGGAGCGAGAGATGGTCGCCCCCAGGCCGATAGAATGTCTTTTTGGCTTTGTCTGCAGCCAGCTTATGTTCTCTAGGCCTGAAAAAGACTGACCCTGCGACGGTCATCATCGCAGCAATTGCTAGCGCCTGTTGCACACATCGATGCTGTTATCCCGACAGAATAACTTCGCCAGGAGGGGGTCGACTGGAAATTCGCTCATATTGCGCCCGAGGGCAGTCAGTTCCCCTTTTTCATTAAGCGCGCGAGTTGATAAAGCTGTTCAAGTGCCTTGACCAGCAGCTGGTGGTTGGGAAGGGTCCATGAATCAAATTCTACGAGGTTGTCCACCCCAAACTTTTTAAAAGCAGTACCACGCTGGACAGGTTGGTCCTTTTAATTTCGGGAACAGTGCTTTACCTAGAGCTCATGCTGGTATGTGAAATGTGGTGTACAGCCGGAAGCATTTCCCAGCACTGACACGGCCAGCCCGGCCATGCTCTCTGGTTAGCAGAGGCTTTGGAGATTGGGGTGGCCACGAGAGATTCTGTGCGGTCTTTGGGTTATATGTGTTTTGCTTGACCAACCCGCAGTCCACTACGAACACTCTATACCATCGATTGTTATACTTGTCTCAGCGATGTTGGTGGCAAGCACGACCTTCCTGGCGTTGCGGGGGGTCGGCTGGAATATCTTTTTTCGTAGTTCGACAGGCAGGGCAGAGTAGATCGGCAGGACCAGCATTCCCAGCACGCCTGTTCCGAGACTCTTGACTCTTGCTGTAAGCGTCTCTAGACAAGTTTAGATTTCCTCCTGGCCTGTCAAGAACAGAGGATGTCGCCGGGGCTACTGAGTCACATGGATTTGCATGATTGTGATGATCGCTGCCTCGAGGTAGTCCGCTCCGGAGCAAGGAGCGTAATATATGTCTACTTCGAACCTCCGTCCTGGCACGTTAATCAAAGGCGCGCCTTAGAAAAAGCAGAAAATTTATCAGCCTGCAAAGTCGCGCTTGAAATAACAAGTTTTAAATTGTGGTTGGCTTTGAGCAGATCTTTGAGCAAAGTGAGGAGGATGTCAGTATGCAGTGACCTTTCATGGGCCTCATCCACTATAAGCAGTGAGAAGTTCGAGAGCATCGGGTTGCGGGACAGTTCTTTTATAAGCATCCCGTCTGTCATATACTTTATGACCGTGGACTCGCTTGTCTTGTCTTCAAACCGGATAGAGTACCCGACCTCCTGCCCGAGCTAACAGCCCATCTACTGTGCCACTCGAGTAGCCACACTGATAGCGGCCACCCTCCTCGGCTGGGTGCAGGCGATCACCCCGTCGTTGCGTATCCTGCCTAGAATGCGAACTGTGGCAGCTGCGTGGTCTTTCCACTGCCGGTCTATCCGACTAGAATTGTCACGGGGTTGTCCCGGATGAGAGAGAGGATATGCTATCGGTAGGCCCAGATTGGCAATGCTTTTCGGGCTTTGACAGTTGCGGGCTCTTATTAGGGCTCGCTTTATGTCAAGGGACTTGAAGGAACCTGGCCTTGGGCCAACTGCTGTTTTTTGTGATGATGCCTTGCGGCTTTCAATAGCCTGGCCTCCTCTTCCTTCAGCAACAGCTATCTCCTTTAAATAGCCTTTAGAACATCTGCCTTCAcgaattatttttttagaccTATAGAAGATCATAATGCTTACGACCTTCCTGCTCGATATCATCAATCGTCTTATACCTCATCTTAGCACGCCCCACCAAGTTCTCCTACCAATCCTTGCCTTCAAGCCTTTCAGGTCGAGACCCTTTCAACTTCTGTTATTCCCTTTCTTTCTGGGATAGAGCGAGCACTTCCGGCGGAACGTAAACCATCTCATCCGTGAGAGACAGGTCTTGCTCGGCCACTCTCAGAACTTTTTCATTCAGCTTTCTGAGTTATGCCTCTTGCTTGGACAGAACCTGGTCCGGGTACATCAGCTTGTCTTCATTAATTTGTCTCCTGAGAAGCTAGGTTTGTTGGATTTTCCGTTTGCTCAAGTATTGTTGCCGGCTTTATTCAATCAATCCTGGTAGCAAGGCTTTCTTTTCATCCTTGCTGCTGACCAACGTCTGCCTCTGCAAGTCTCCTTTCCTGGCCTTCGCTCGTTCAGCGGCCTGCCGGATGATCTCCTCACGGCTGGATTGCTGTTACTTCCCAGCCTACTTTTTGTCAATTAAGTTCTGCTACTGCCGAATCGGCTTTACCTCCTCATCTATGAAGACCTTTCTGGGGGCCTACAGAAGTTGGTAATCTTTCCTTACACGCGAGGACGGGAATCATCTGTAGCATTGCCTAGCCTGAAATACAGCTATTCAGCAAGATCAATCATTTCCAAGCACAGGGTCAACCTCCCCAAGCTGCTGCTTGAGCGTGCTAAGAGATCCCGCCTTTTTCGCCAGTTCCTGCACGAATTATACCTCGATCGGGCTGAGCCTTACCCTCCTAAGTGACAGCTGGCTGCTTAACCATTCCAAACTCATATTTCAATACACAATCAGGAGAGTGCGCGTTTCGCGCATATGGAAATACATGAAGTTTCAGAGCCGACTCCTTAGAGTGCTTTTCTCGGTCGTGGAGCAGGTAGAGGGCTATTAGTTTGCAAGGAAGAAGAAGGATGGTGGTGAGGATGGCCAGGTTGTAACCGATTTCAAGGTTGATACTAAGCTCGCCCGAGGCAGGAGGGTTCCACCACctagtcatttaaaaaacagcCAGCACAGGTCCGAAACAATCACAACAACATCCAGTAAAAATGCTACCCCACATAGATTACTGTCCGAGACCCACTCGAATACAAAGATACTTGCCAGACATACTGCGAATAGTAAGTTCTGGAAGAGAGGCTTGCCGAAGCTCTGTAGTATTTATAGCAATAGTAGGAGATATGAGATTGCTAGCAGTGTGTAGTATTTCCATGGTTACCAGTCCTGCAGCTACTGGTGATCATCCTTCtattgattttatttccccCTTTTAAACGCCTTTTCAAGGACTTCTTTTTCAATCTTATAGTCGAGCAGCGTCTCTTTTGACTCTATGATCCGCTCTTGCAAATTGTTCAACTAGTTTGATAGCTGCACAAATTAAAGTCCGTTTTGACTGCCGCTTTAGGAAAGTGCCCTTTAGAGCCTTTTACGCTGGTTTAGTAGGGTCTAGTTCGCATGCTATTCGCTGTCGATCCTCTGCAGAAGAATGTAGTGCGCGTAGGCTGCGATGCTGCTGAACTCTTTGATACTCACTCGCGATGCAGACGTGGCCTGGCATTGCTCGATGAGATCTTCATAAAGATCTTCAGGAAAGTGGTTGTCTAGCAATCGATTAAGCACCTGCTTAAGCTGCCCGGTGGTCAGACTGTCCGAGGAGGAAACCCCCTGAGTTTCGAAGGCCAGAAGGATATCCGCCTGTTCGAGAAGGCATTCAAATTAAATCAGAACCCGAATTCACCCCTCAATTGAAAAAATCTGTTTAAATCAGCAATTAATAAATGTTGAATTTCAATTTCGACTTCGTGAAGTCGCCTGCTGTCGACCGGGCAGATGCGAGGCCTGAACGAGTTCATCACGGATATCCGGAACTGCAAGGACAAGGAAAGTGAGAATAAAAGGGTGGATGAGGAGATCGCCAAGATCAGAGACAAGTTCCTGGGCAAGGGACTGGACGGCTATCAGCGCAAGAAGTACGTCCTGCAAGCTCATCTACATCCCACATCCTCGGGTACGAAGTGGACTTCGGCATGAAGAGGCTCTGGTGCTGATCTCGTCTTCGACGTATTCCGAGAAATGCGTAGGATACATTGCCGCCTCCTTGCTGATCTCGGAGAGGCAGGCGGATGTGTGGAAGCGCATTGGAACGTTTATCCTCAGTGACTTGGCTTCGGGGGTGGAGGTTAATGTCTCGCTGGGGTTGGTGGCGGTCGGCACTCTGGCCCCCGAGCCCTTGGTCCAGGCTCTAGCCCAGCCCGTGCTCCGCATGGCCCCTGACCTCTCACAGCCTCGCACTCTCTGTTCGTGCGCAAGAAGGCAATGCTTGCGCTTCTGAGGGTCTATCGAAAATACAGTGACCTCTTTTGGAGATATCAAGCACCTGGGCCCACACATGGCGAATGCCTTTGAGACGAGGCTGGTGTCGCTGGGGTACATGTCGGCGCTGGTGTCGCTGCTGATCGGGCTGGGAAGCATTGGAGGCGCGGATAAGTTTGTGGGAGTGTCAGGGGAAGGTggtgaaatgtttgcaaaagtTGGTGCTCCACAAGGACTGCTCCGAGGAATACCTGTATTACCAAAGCGCCAACCCTGGCTGCAGGTCAAACTGCTCCGAGCCCTACAAATGTGGGGCCTGCCCGCAGATCAGGCCATGCTTACTCTCGTCTCAGAATGCCTCAGCAGGATCATCTCAAAGACCTAAATCTCAAAGACCGCAAGCAATCGGGCCAACTCCGAGTTTAGCATATTTTTCGAGGCGGCTGGGTTGGTCATCCATTACGGAAAGGCCTTCCCTGATGTGCGAGTCAAAAACGAACTGGCCTCGATTCTTGCAAGCTCATCAACACTAAAGACGCTAACCTTAAATACCTGGCGTTAGACGGTGCAGCGAAATATCTGGCCAACATCGGAGGCAACTTCGATGACCACCTGTCTCGCATCTTAAGCTCGCTGACCTAAAACGACATCTCGATCCGCAGCGATCCTTGGATCTTCTCTTTTTGATGGCAGGGGGAGGACACTGCAGGCCGGATCGTGGACGAACTGCTGGGCTACCTGGAGTCACTGCGCAGACCCGAAGATCAAAGACGAGTTGGTCTTAAAGGTAGCGATCCTGGCCGAAAGGTTCGCGAAAAACCAGGTGTGGTATGTGGACGTGATCGTCCGGCTGCTAGGCTCGGCCGGGGACTACGTAACGGACCGATATCTGGTTCCGCATCGTGCAGCTGATCACAGGCTTCGGCAAGTACAACCTCGAGTTACAGGCCTACGCCACCCACAAACTCTTTGGAGCCATGATGCTggcacatgtcaactagaatcTCCTGAAGATAGGGTGCTTCGTGCTGGCCTAGTTCATGGACCAGTCTCCGATCTGCCTCAAGAATACGGAGAGGTTGGTCGACACCCTTTATAAACATTTTGGGGCGCATGGGAATGTCGCCAAGAAGATGATACTTAACGCGATTGCCAAGATCGCAGCCCGTGCTCCTGTGGCCTCACCGAAAGTCCAGTTGCTACTGCAATCGGCCTTTGAGGATCACAACCCCGACGTCCAACAGCGAGCCGTCGAATATTTCGTTCTACTAAGCGAAGACCCTGAGGCCGCAGCAAAAGTGCTATAAAAAAGCCCACCCTTCAGTTAAGAGCAGCAGCAATATAATCCTCTTCTCAAAAGACTATCCGGTAGCAAGGGCAAATCCCTTTCAGACTCGAAATAAGAATAGGCCAAGCTTAAATCAAGCACCCTTAGCACCCACTTTCTCGCCAGCCATCCTCTATACCCCCACTGTAAGGACCGCCTCTGCCATACGGGCACAATGCGCTCCCCCCGAAAACTGTAATTCTCAGACGATCTGAGGGCCAACCTGGCCAAAACCTAGGGATAGTGCAGCGGCTTCACTTTTCAGCAGAAGGTCAATAAAGGAGTCCTTGAGATGATGATCACGGTGACTGCTCTAAA
This portion of the Hippocampus zosterae strain Florida unplaced genomic scaffold, ASM2543408v3 HiC_scaffold_162, whole genome shotgun sequence genome encodes:
- the LOC127594478 gene encoding LOW QUALITY PROTEIN: putative pre-mRNA-splicing factor ATP-dependent RNA helicase DHX16 (The sequence of the model RefSeq protein was modified relative to this genomic sequence to represent the inferred CDS: inserted 5 bases in 5 codons; deleted 5 bases in 3 codons; substituted 8 bases at 8 genomic stop codons), with protein sequence MLQMIPVLASRKALPIWAYRXHILSLIRDNPVTILVGXTGSGKTTQLPQFAFXAGYATTGXIACTQPRRVAAISVATRVAQXMGCXLGQEVGYSIRFEDKTSESTVIKYMTDGMLIKELSRNPMLSNFSLLIVDEAHERSLHTDILLTLLKDLLKANHNLKLVISSATLQADKFSAFSXGAPLINVPGRRFEVDIYYAPCSGADYLEAAIITIMQIHVTQXPRRHPLFLTGQEEIXTCLETLTARVKSLGTGVLGMLVLPIYSALPVELRKKIFQPTPRNARKVVLATNIAETSITIDGIVFVVDCGLVKQNTYNPKTAXESLVATPISKASANQRAGRAGRVSAGKCFRLYTTFHIPAXALGSTVPEIKRTNLSSVVLLLKSLGXDNLVEFDSWTLPNHQLLVKALEQLYQLXALNEKGELTALGRNMSEFPVDPLLAKLFCRDNSIDVCNRR